From Gossypium raimondii isolate GPD5lz chromosome 11, ASM2569854v1, whole genome shotgun sequence:
CATACATGGGAGATTTTGTGATCAGCAACAACTAAATTAAGCTCACTCCCTGAAAAGCTGGACCAAACTTTTTACATATCAACTCCCAAATGCAACTATAGCAAATTGCCTACTCATCTAAAAGACTATAATCTCTAGTATCCTTTGAGTACACCTTCGAAATCCTAAACTTCATACAAACTAGCAGAAAAGATTTGCAGTACTATACATTTCAGGAGACTCCAACCATAGGAAAACAgcattttatctatttattaaaCCAAATGTGGTGCACACTTTCCCAAACGCATCACAATAATCAAATTCTATACTGGTCCAGGCAAATAGAAAGGTTCTTTGCAAGCATATACTCCTAACTACCAGTTTCAAGTTTCCCTAAAATTCTAAGATGTGATGGACTTCTTAGTTCCAATTGCAACATAAGTTTTAACTACTTCTCATAGGCCAAAGGAGTAACATCAGAACACTGGAACCAAACATGATCCAGAAACTGATAAGAAACAAGCATTCATCAGAAGAACTGAAGAAATAAAGAGTTCAGTATAATTGAATACATGCCATCTTTCGCATTACATCTGGAAATCAGCAAACAGAGGAATGCATAATAGAATTATCTAAATACATACCTGCATCTGTGTACGAACATTCTCTAACTCTGATTCCTGAAAAGGATTTCAGAAAGAAAGGTAATGCTTAATGATCTGCTCGATATTGCAAATAAGCAGAAACATTTTAACATAGGAAGAAAGTTATGGAATATGTAGGTACCTGTTCATGAAGAGCTTCTTTTAACTGTGATACAAGTGCTGCTCTATTTGCTTCCACAGACTTGAGTTTCTCAATGCATTCTTTCAGaagattttcttcttcttcaagttctTTGGACAAGGTTTTCCGTTTTGGATCCTTTGCTGCATCAAAAAGAGAATTTTGAATGATAACACCTTTTAAGAATCCCATAATGAACTTCCAATATATCCTATGAGAAAAACATAATCAAGAGATTACCAATTGAACAGGCAACATCCACATCTTTTTCCATCTTCCTCACTCGATGAACTGTTGACTTGCACTTGCTCATCTCTTCATCCTCATTTGGCTGTTCACTGAGTATCAAATGAAATGCTGAAACTATTTTTTCAGCTGTGCCCCCAATTGACAACTTCTGGTGTGAGAAGCAACAAGATGACATGAGAATTGGTTTTTATCATATTAGAAAGGAAGAAAAGTgaaaatcatttcaaataaaccATGCAGTTGAAATGGTATCCTCTGTAATCAAAACAAGACTGAACTATATAATACAAGAGGGGGGGAAGGCCAACAAATCTAACCGTTTTAATGGATCTTGAGTCCCGCTTCACAATTCTGACAGATGCAGAGCGTGGACGCTTTTTGCTTAATTCCAATGGCGGAGGCACTTCTTCACCAAGCATCACATCTTTTAGGCTTCGTGCTCGGGACCCAAATACTCTTCGTTCTTCCCATATACCTACCTAACAAATTGTAATGAAAATGTATAACCATAATAGTTTACAACACtgttaataagaaaataatataatactgTAGAAAAATTGGCTAACAAACAAGTAGAACAAACCATAATTTTGGGTGTTTGGAGGTATATCTGCATAATCCAAGTCAACATAAATAAACCCAAGCTAGATGAAAGCATTCAGTTATTTGAACATATTAAATGCCAATCGGTCAACTATAAACATTGTGAAATAGCACAATGAAGCAAACACTATATACCTCGACCACTAAAAAAGTATCGTagtcattaaaaaaataaacttaagttTTCCAGCTAACACGAGATAAAGAGCCATgtcattcatattttttttaagctGGAAATTACCAATCTGGAAACCACATTCTTCCCGCGATCATCACCATTCTCAAGAAGGTCCTTCAAGGCTGCAGGAAGGACTTTCCAGAACTCATTAACAAATTCATTTCCTTTACGCTTGCTGTTCTGCAGAATATCATTGGCAAGGTACAACAAGGGGACTTTCTGAGCCATCTCTGAGTTGTGAAACTGTTTATCCCATGTTGCAACAACCAGTTCTGCATTGCTTTGGTGAAATATACACCAATGTGACAATGCTATATACAGAATAGGTTAAGGTAATGTACCATACGAAATACTAGATCCATGCAATAGCACAATGGTGCCACTAAAAAGATtagatggaaaaaaattaaacttttctGTTAAACAGTCGAAGCAACATCAAACTTCCAGTCCATGCTGATGGAAATTACTGTGTCAGAACAAGAAAATTATTGTGTGTACAATGTACATCATCACACagttcaaaatcaaataaaccCAAGTTGAACAAGAATGAtctctttttataaatttcaaatgcCATATATCTTATAGCAAATTGGTACCATTGCTTTCTCCCCTGATTTGTGAGTCTACTAGTTAATACcatcttattttgttttaaggTTTTTGATTACGAATACCTTAACAAAATGAGCAGTAGACCTATTGAAGATCTAAAAGATTGAGCGTCTTATATGTCTGGATCATCCAATTGCtacatttttcttcaaaacaacCTCGATTGTGAACATATTAATAGTTTCTGCTATCAAATAGCGCATAATGAATCATAATAGAGAATCTCGGCAAAATATGCATAAACTGAGATAATGGATACAATAAGTATAACCAACCGTGCTTAAGTTTTAACAGTTAGCTTCAATTCTCAATCAATTAGCTTAagagagaaaattaaaatttttaaatagctAAAATTGAGTTAGCTGCATAAATAACACAAAAGCAAACTCAAGTAGACATAGGATCAGCATCACTAAACAAAAATTTACACTCACATTCCCATTAAAAATCCTTTCTTTGACAGAGAATACATCAAATACGAATATGCATTGAAAAGCAATACAAGCAAACATAGAACTCATAACATTTTACTTCTCATCTCCTATACTAACACAAACAACTTAAAGAAGTTGCTTAACTACTACCAAGATTGGAGGAgggaaaaagaaggaaagaaagaacgAAAAAGGATACTTTCAATACACTGTTGCGTGCTGTTGAGCTTGGAAAGCTTATCTGCAAGTATCTGTTCACTGAATATACTATTCATCCCACACccaccaaaaaccctaaacaatgcCCAAAGgccccaaattttttaaaataattttcttttgaaggGGGGGGGTTGGCCCTCTGAAATGGAATATAAAGAAGAAACAATTAAAACCCTAAGAATTACCCAAATTGAAGTGGACTTGGATCTTTAAACCCCGAAGTGGAAAAGGAATAAAAAGTGGATCCAACTGAGAAAGCAAATAAGGGTATTTCCAAGTTTGAGGAAATGCAGAGGATGAAAGGATTCGAACTGCGTGAAGAATCAATGGCCTGCATGTcacataaaccctaaaacagAAGGGTAATTTCGAACGATGAGACGACGAATTGGATAATTTAGAACGACGAGACGACGAATTAAATCAGAAGCGCAttaaagaaatacaaaaattagagaaagaaaccctaaaaaacgtttttttttttttctcaaaggAAGGAAGAGAGACGTTTCAAAAAGGGAACGAGAGGCGtttgaaaagagagaagaaacgGAGGTTTTAGggttctttaatttttgaagtttgtaGCTTTAGTTTGTGAGGCTTGCAAGATCCAACTTAATATTTGCTGTTAGGACCAAAGGCAAAGGCAAATGTTATCCTAACTCTAACATtgattaaataagataaaattttgggccaaaataattaagataaacTTATCTACATTTGTTTGACaactaaaacaattaaaataagatttgtTAATGAGTTGTGTGGAGGGAAATTATTACTTCcatagaaattttcaaaatactatTCATGCTTAATAATCATCAATATTATCACCATACAAGAATTTTGTTCATCTCCTTCAAAAGCTTTGAAGGATTCAGGAAGTGATAATACTTCGCCAATCAAGAAAATGTGATTATTTGCTATTTTTGGGATTTGAACCCCATATCTTTGGTGAGTAACCCTTCAAAGTTTTCAACGAAGTTGAATGATAAAACTCAAGTATAAAAGCAAGTCTAATCTCTCCTCAAcaatttgtttaagtttttattcatgtcgtaaattaaaattaaaataattcttttcgtttgaataaaaaattaattaaagtaataatGTGATTGTTTTATGGAAaatacttattatatttttatatttgttttaggaaattaacttaataaataagaAATGCCTTACAAATCAATAGAAAACCAACCTCTTTTCTttgtaaattgaattaaaagttcaagtcatttttgaaagaatttcctttatgaattaattttatataaaattaaatttagtcaAGCACattattgtattaataataatttctattatttttaacattagagttttcaatattattaaatatacatgttcattttaatagtataaaataatttattatgttaataaatttatttacttcacaattttattttaataataaattttaaccttaataattatttcaaattttaaataatattcttaatatttcATTGAAAAATGTTTACTTTACTGTTTTAATATagcaaatatatatttcaatttatgattatttaataataaataatttataatataaaatatgaattataaatatgattatttatttaaatcatgctTAGCTTCATTTGTTATTTACAACTTCAATGTATTATTATCCACTCTCATATATGTAATACTAATTTTTTGTATGTATAAGTTGaaatacatttaattattattttatttaaagaaaatgtatcattctctaatttttttataaataaaaccaaGTTTAATAAACTCACTAAAACAcctacattttcatattttataaaacacatcCATAACATTTttgtatgattatattatttttttaataacataataataattatctcTGTGCTCCCAAGAGTGCTTCGTAGTGTCCTAGAGAAAGCAGTATCTTCTGCGGCTTGGGATGGAAGAAAGCGATGGTGAGGATAGAGAGGGAAGGGACGAGATCTCCCTTTTAGCAGATGAACTCATTCAATTAACGGTTAAGGGGTCGAAGGTGGTACCAAATTCCAAACCAACGTTGATATGCACAGTTTGGACAGGAAAACTCTACAATCCAGAAAACTTTAGGGCACAGATGAGAAGTATTTGGAAGAccaagaaaaagtttgagatTCAGAGGGTAGGTCAAAACCTATTCTTAATAGTTTTTGAATTGGAGGAAGATTTGGAGTCAATTTTGGAGGGAAGACCATGGCTTTTTCGTAAGAgtcttattttattcaatagATTAAGCCAGGAGATGGAAAGAGATCAGATTAGCATGACCTCTTCACCATTCtggataaaaatttatttgcaCTTACCAGAGTTTGATAAGAAGGATCTCATGCATGCAATTGGTGTCACATTCGGGGGGGGTTATCAGATCTGAAATAAGCGATACTTGCTGCTGACTCAGAATTAGTTTGGATGTCCAGAAACCACTATGTCAAGGTATTTTCGTCTCAAGCattaatattaagaaaatgtagGTTCTTTTTAAATATGAGAATCTGCCAATCTTTTATTTTGGTTGTGGAAGAATGGGGCATGGACTTACAGATTGTACTCAAATAATACCTGCAAGAAAAAGCAAAATAAGTAGTGATCCACCTTATTTAATGGATTTAAAAGCAGAATCAAAACAAGTTGGAAAAGAAAGTTGCAGTTTAGTGCTATGTGGAGGAATGCGGGGGTTCAGAGCTCATTCACAGGAGGTAAAGTATTGCTTGATGAAAGGAAGAATGAGATAAAGGAAATCCAGGAAAATATGGAGCTGATGGGAGGAAAAGAGTTGCTGCAAAAGCAGGAAAGCAAATTTGGGCCAGAGGAGGTCGTGAAGATCAATAGTAGCAAAGCACAAGTATGTACAGACATTAatcaagaaaagagaaagagttggaaaagaataaagacATTGGACATGGAGGTAGAATTAGCGGATGTTAATAGTATGAGGAAGAGAAAGTTTACAGAAGAAGGTAGTCCGAGGAATGATGAAAGAGATGGAAGTAAAAGAGTGAAAATGGCTGATGTGGAGGATTGTGAAAGAGCCTGCTCAGAAGGGACGTTGGAGTGTTCGGAGCAAACGGAGGTACAACATTTACTAAGATCGGCGGCTACCAATTGGCAAGCCGACCGGACgctatgaaaataataagttagAATGTTCGTGGATTGGAGAGTCCACGGGCAGTGAGGAGGCTTTGCTTTCTTCTAAAGCAACACAATCCCCCAATGGTCTTCTTAATGGAGACAAAGTTAGATAAACATCGTATGGAAAAAGTTAGAAGAAGATGTGGTTTCAACAATGGTATTGACATTGAAGCTGAGGGTTCGCAAGGAGGATTATGCTTGGCATGGAAAGGAGACATTCAAGTATGTTTACAAAGTTATTACAAAAACCATATTGATGCTATGATTAAAGGAGGTGATGCAGAAGTCGAAGTCGATTGGAGATTCATGGGGTTTTATGGTTCGCCCTATGCTAAGGATAAGAGTGCTACATGGAATTTGCTAAAAAAGTTGGGACAAGATAGGAGGCATCCCTGGCTGGTATGCGGTGATTTTAATAAGATACTTTTTACTTATGAAAAATATGGGGGCGCACCAAAGGAGGAGAGTCGAATGGAGGCATTTAGAGAGGCTTTAGGAGATTGTTTACTTGAAGATTTGGGTTATTCAGGGGCCTGGTTTACTTGGGAAAGGGGAAATTCATCGGAGACGAATATTAGAAAGAGACTTGATAAGGGGGTGGCAAACGACAAGTGGAAGCAATTATTTCCAGTAGGTAATATCAAGCATTTAACTCATTCCATGTCTGATCATTGTCCTATTCTTGTTAATACAAAATGTGGAGACACTCATAAAGGCAATGTAAGGTTTAAATTTGAGGCATGGTGGATCATGGAGGATACATTTGAGGAAGTAGTTAGAGATTCTTGGGAGTCAGGAGTAGGCACAGTTTATGACAAGCTCGAAAGATTAAAGATTGATTTAAAGTTATGGGCAAATTCAATAAAAGAACGAATAGAAGGTTTGAAGAAAAAGCTTACTAAGCAGCTTGAAATATTAATGGAGCAGGATAGGAGTGATGAATTAATGGCAAAAATAATTGATaccaaaattcatttaaacatgGAGATTGAGAAGGATGAGCTCTATTGGGAACAAAGCGCAAGGGCAAATTGGCTTAAGGTAGGAGATCGAAATACGGTTTTTTTTCCATAGATTCGCCACAATCCGAAGAAAATCAATACAATTTCAAAGTTAGATCTGGAAGATGGGGGAGAGGCTAATGAAGCTAGTGAGATTAATGAAATGGCTACCAGgtactttcaaaatttatttacatCAAGTGAAGTAGGAGATCCTTCTCATCTTCTAACAGGCATTGATAGTAAGATTCAGGTAGAAATTAACAGAGCCTTGATGAAGAAATATACAGCAGAAGAAGTTCATGGGGCTTTGAAAGGAATGGGCCCCATAAAAGCACCAGGTCGGGATGGTTTTCCAGCAATcttcttttagaaattttggcACATTGTAGGTAAGGAAATTGTTGATTTCTGTCTGGGAATTCTTAATAATAGTGAAAATTTTAGTCCTTTCAATCAAACAGAGATTGTGTTGATTCTTAAAATCTCTAACCCTACTAGCTTAGCCAATTTCAGACCTATTAGTTTATGTTCAGTCCTTTATAAAATGGTGGCAAAAATAATTGCAAATCGACTTCAAATCGGTATTGGAAGGTGTATTGATGCAGCTCAAAGTGCATTCGTCCCAGGAAGGCTAATTACAGATAATGTGCTACTTGCCTATGAGATTCTGCATACATTTAGACAAAAACGAAGAGGGAAAAAAGGATATATGGCCGTAAAGCTTGATATGAGTAAAGCCTATGATAGGGTTTAATGGGGTTATTTAAAAGAAGTCATGTTATGTATGGGTTTTGATATAGAATGGGTAGAGTTGGTCATGAAATGCATTTCTACTACGTCCTATGTTGTGAATACTAATGGAGGTTATGGGCAAAGTTTTAAGCCAACAAGAGGATTGCGACAAGGAGATCCTTTGAgcccttttctctttttaatgTGCAATGAGGGGTTATCAGCCTTGATGAGACTGGCATCAAAGGAAAGGTTGTTAAAAGGAGCAAAGGCAAGTATGAGAGGCCCGAAAATTACACATCTACTCTTTGCAGatgattgtattttgtttggGGAAGCAACAGGAAGGGGACAACGgtgctaaaaaaaattttgaaagaatatGGTAAAAGTTCCGGTCAATGTGttaattttaacaaatctaCAATCTTTTTCAGCACTAATACTACAGAAGACAAAAAGAACGAAGTCTCGGTAATTATGGGGATAAGAACCTCAACAAATATGGAAAGATATCTAGGGCTTCCGAATGTGGTGGGTAGACGGAAAAAAGAATCTTTTCAATATCTCAAAGTGAAAATTTACAGTAGAATCGAAGGGTGGAGCACCAGAATGTTGTCGCAAGGAGGCAATGAAGTATTTTTGAAGTCGGTCCTACAGGCTATTCCAACATATGCAatgtcttattttttattaccgAAGTCATTTTGCAGAGATATAGAAGGCATTTTTGCTAAGTTTTGGTGGCAAAAAGCTCATGGGAGAAGAGGAATTCATTGGTGTAAATGGACTTACTTGTGCCGGTCAAAAGGAGAAGGGGGTTTGGGATTCAGAGATATGGCTAAATTTAACCTCTCATTATTAGCTAAACAGGGTTGGAGAATATTGAACTATCCAGATTCATTATTAGCTCAAgttttaaaagcaaaatatttttcGAATAATAATTTCCTTGACTCATGTTTGGGGAGCAATGCTTCGTATACGTGGAAAGGTATTTGGGCTACAAAGGGTATTTTAAGGGAAGGTATGTGCTGGAGAGTAGGAAGGGGAGAGCAAATTATAGTTGGTTGTGACAATTGGATCCCCGATGTGGGAAGAAACAGATTATCAGCTATAGTCACGAATTTGAATGATTGTAAAGTTACCGATCTAATCAATCAAAATAACAGAACATTGAAGGAAGAGTTGATAATTTCTACCTTTCCGGAGGATGTAGCTGAGAAGATTATTGGTATTCCACTGGCAGAGGATCCTCATGATGACTTCCGGGTTTAGAGTGCTGAGGCGTCGGGCGAATTCACAGTTCGTAGCTCCTATAAACTATTACAGAATATCGAGGATGATCCTAGAGCTTATGCTTTACAAGAAGGTTACAAGGAATTTTACAGAAAATTATGGCTATTGAATCTtcccttaaaaatcaaaattacaatCTGGAAGATATCGTGGAATTTCCTAGCTACACGGGTTAATCTACTTCAGAAAAAACTAATAAACACAACAGTGTGCCCACGATGTGGAGTCGAAACAGAGAGTATGAATCACTTTTTTTTGCGAATTCCCTGTGTCAAAATCAGTATGGAAGGAATTACCATGTAATGTTTTGGTGCACGAAAGACTGTTGGAGTTTGCAGAGTGGCTTACCGGAGTTTTTTCGAAGAACTCGGAATCTCAGTGTAGGATATTTTGCTATGCATTATGGGCTATATGGGGAGACAGAAATAACAAAGTGCATAATAAAGTGAGCAAATCTGGAAAAGAAATAGGCCGATTCGTTAGTAGCTACATAACAGAGTTGGACGGGATAGGAAAAAGTAAAGCACAATCATATAAATTGACAAGCAAATGGAAGAAGCCACATGACCAGATTGTGAAGATAAACTTTGATGCAGCATATGATGGAAAGAGTAAGCAATCGGCTGCAGGGATTGTGACTAGAAACAACGAAGGCAAGGTTTTGCTCTCATGCTTGATGATATATCAACAGGTGGCATCTCCTTTTGCGGCCGAGGCGCTCGCGAGCCGAAAAGCGATCAAAATTggtaaagaaatgaaatggaGAAAAATCATTATTGAAGGAGATTCATTATCGATAATAAAGAAATGCAGATCTAATATCCCAGATAAATCACAGGTATGTGCCTACATCAGTGATATTCATAAGCTACAATCAAGATTCCAGGAATGCAGATTTGAACATGTTCCAAGAACAGTTAACAGTCTTGTGCATACGATAGCAAAAGCAACACTGAGggataaaagaataatataccTGGTTGAGGGAGTCCCTGAATATGCAGAAGATCAGAGGGAAAGGGATGGAGTGGGAGAACCAGAATGAATGAAagggatgaaaatgaaatgggtAAATCGAGCGGAGGCAGGTAAAGCAAAGACAGAAAATGGGGTTTCCTCGGGAGTATGATTTCGTCTTGAAGAAGATATGGCAGGTGAAGGGACAAGACTATTGAAAGTTATGATGCTGATTGGGAAAGATTGTATAGCAGCATTAATGGCTTCCAGAAGGTTCAGTTATGCTGCTTTTTAGGATTTAATAGGAGTAGTTATTGGCGTTTCagctattcattttttttactgttttgtttTGGTGATGAGGTCAAAATTCCAATCGGGCCTAGTCTGGTTcagaattttgttttctataaCTTTTGAATTCAATAATAAAGCCCAATCTGtaactatttttcaaaaaaaaatccaaattaaaacataataatatataaatttaatttttaaaacatgattATTGATAACTAAGGTAAAAGTGTGATGCTATCCATATTCTTATTTCAATCGAAATATTTGTTCTTAAGTTTCAAGAAATATTATTGATTCATTACggaaatggttttaaaatatttatctaaattttaatatttaaaattatcattatttttgcTTTGAGATATTTCAATTATCTTTTAGTTAAAACTTAAtctatgaaaattattatttataattgaaagtaaagaaaataatttaaaccatTAATAACTTATtaaatactatttatattttcttttcaaaatagatccaaatgaatataattacaaatacttatccaaataaaataaaataaaataaaatgaaataaaagaaattattattaccATCAAATGGTTGAATATTTAATTTGCACATAATTGgtttatcatttaataaatttaaatattggattgaaaacaataaaataaatatagatcatatatagaaaatttattagataaaaaagaaaaaaatatttgttctttttgataGAATATTTAGAACTACCCATTTCCCctctcaactcataaataggaggataatgcgcttcagtaCACTCAAACCCACGTCTTTTTTACAACAATGCCCATACCAATTGAGCTAAGGACccatttgaatatatattagttataattacatatttatataaaaattgaaaactcaaTATCTAATTTAtgacaattatttaaaaatcaaggtAAAAGaagttgtaattttttgttcaattaaaaaattacttaattgaaaatattaaagtatttaCATTGGCGAGTATATTTCTACTAATTTTTGtaacattataataatattttgtgtaTATTTTAGATgacaaataaaattatctttataaataaaaatgattataagTGTAAATGCATTTTATTCGTTTGAATATAATTACTTCGACCAATTTTTAGATCATTATATTTACATTTGActtgataatattaaaacaatacttTTTAAAGGTGGTATATATGTGCTTTCTATAAAATAactcaagaaaaataatatttaaattgataatattaatttttgggtaaactacattatAAGCCACTCTAAAATAGTGTTGCTTCTATTTTGatcattctaatttttttgtcaatttagtcactctaattaagataattgttCGAATTGGTCACTATCGTTAAAAATGACATTAACCCACTAACGGATTACTgacttgacattttttttttacttttgactaaAACTAGGGACCTCTCTATAATtagttcaaaatattttttgggtttatttaCAACATGGAGATTTCAATTGTGGCATCATCAACATTTGAATACTCTTTAAAAAGAGAGGATCCAACAACGACGATGGCAAACTATGACCATGATCTCACCCTTTCCGATGAGCCCACTTGCTAGCCTACCACCACCGACTATCACAATCaggctaaatttttttataaaattaatgttattaacgcatcatttattaacaaaaaaacaaaaaccaaaataattcatatcaaaTAACCAATCAagctccatttttttttatatatttttaaccaaGCTTCTAAAATTTCCACCATAACCTTATATCAAAAAGTTCTTCGGTAAAAGGGTACTATGATGAATAATAAAGTAGCCACCAACCATCAAATTTGTAGGAAATGTAGAAAATTTACCAAACAAATTACCAGAAATATtacttttttacttaaaatgaaaaaaaagaagaacttTCTAAACTCAAATCTACTCCTTAAAGTATAGACGTGAAgcgatttttttcattttcctttttttaattcaattctgATGTTAGGATTTTCATTTTTCCAAGCTAATTCACTTGTTTGGATAAGACTAAAACAAGTTTAGGACTCAATTTGAGTTTCATCTTTCCCTTAGTTTCTCAACAAcccagaaaaaaaaatctcaatacTAAAAATAGATCACGGATAAATTTTAGATGTTCCAACATAAAAAAAGTTGGCTGGTAGTGTTATGATGGCAAATAGGCTCATAGAAAAGGGTGAGGTCACGATCATGATTCACCGTCGTCATTGTTAGATTCTCTCTTCTTAAATATGATTCAAATGTTGATAAAGTTACCATAGAAATATTCATgaggaaaataaacaaaaaaaaagtgttttggACTAGTTATGGAGAGGTCCCTAATTttagtcaaaagtaaaaaaatgtcATGTCAACAATCTATTAGTggattaacataatttttaacgACATTGACTACTTCAaacaattatcttaattagggtggctaaattgacaaaaaaattagagtgatcaaaatagaaacaacGCTATCTAGAGAGATCGTAAGTATATTTTACCAGActttttaattcaagtttaaatatttataaaaatcaatatcaaagttagaaaattaatataatgatattctatcaattttgtAATCATTGAagttatatgttatttaattatattatttttaacgttgtttaattttaatattataaattattaaaaacaaaatagtggtacaataaattatgtttttatcaaagattaaattattgttttttcttagttaaaataagctaaaataatattttttcttaaaaaccaaatggaaattaaaataatatttactttattgtatttatttaattaatataacttattattaaaatttaattctaaaattgagAATTACTTTACGTATAACTAAAAAATG
This genomic window contains:
- the LOC105785031 gene encoding uncharacterized protein LOC105785031 isoform X1, with product MNSIFSEQILADKLSKLNSTQQCIETLSHWCIFHQSNAELVVATWDKQFHNSEMAQKVPLLYLANDILQNSKRKGNEFVNEFWKVLPAALKDLLENGDDRGKNVVSRLVGIWEERRVFGSRARSLKDVMLGEEVPPPLELSKKRPRSASVRIVKRDSRSIKTKLSIGGTAEKIVSAFHLILSEQPNEDEEMSKCKSTVHRVRKMEKDVDVACSIAKDPKRKTLSKELEEEENLLKECIEKLKSVEANRAALVSQLKEALHEQESELENVRTQMQVAQAQADEAFNMRKRLSDEDYVSMSSATTVLSIDANAKAGETPKRSAAAIAAEVADKLAASSSSQMIMHSVLSTFAAEEAKNVGLTKASTQSNSLNSVTDAISKSEKSLPVADSTALMPAQPLCAPINHSYQSVLVPQPAMQSQTTSSQPQYHMLPNIAAQQFLQSSGGTLTPYGTYGGMPPLPPGPPPPPPYMVSPMLPLPITQQQPIPSGQQTASLTQQQLLPVTQQPPVPPSFRPLQPPGMVYYGHPPHS